The sequence CGACCGCCACCGCGACCTTGCCGGTGCCTAGAGGCTATCAGGACAGCATTCCAAAATTCGGACTGAGTTTGTGCAGCAGCAGAACCGAGAGCGCAAGCCAGTGAAATCCAAGCAGCGTTCCCTGGAGTCGTTCTAAGTCTCGTGTCAGACGGCGAAAACGTGATGTCCAGGCGAACGTTCGTTCTACAATCCAACGTTTGGGCAGTAACACGAATCCTGAAGTCCCCGCTGGTCGTCGTACGACGACCAGCTCCACGTCGTTTAGAGCGGCATCAATGCTGGCCTGCTCACCGCTGTACCCCTGATCCACCAGCATCACGTCTACCCCATCCCCGGTCTGACATTGCACCTCACGGCACAGGTCATAGAG is a genomic window of Deinococcus reticulitermitis containing:
- a CDS encoding transposase; protein product: LYDLCREVQCQTGDGVDVMLVDQGYSGEQASIDAALNDVELVVVRRPAGTSGFVLLPKRWIVERTFAWTSRFRRLTRDLERLQGTLLGFHWLALSVLLLHKLSPNFGMLS